A genomic segment from Spinacia oleracea cultivar Varoflay chromosome 3, BTI_SOV_V1, whole genome shotgun sequence encodes:
- the LOC110777732 gene encoding bZIP transcription factor 11-like yields the protein MASSSPSGQQQRDHQKQEGADTCCKKRKRMQSNRESARRSRLRKQNHLDDLAVQVAELKAQNSRIISTTNTSTQLYLEVEAENSVLRAQLSELSNRLQSLNDIINCLSNNNVHGNINNNNNNNNNNNVMRITTSTTSDGCSSDDQEISLIGSFDVDLEFDDDFSMNSWGFSFANYPTTTPDAFMC from the coding sequence atggCAAGTTCGAGTCCATCAGGTCAACAACAAAGAGATCACCAAAAGCAAGAAGGGGCGGATACCTGCTGTAAAAAGAGGAAGCGTATGCAGTCGAACAGAGAATCAGCTAGAAGGTCCCGCCTTCGAAAACAAAACCACCTGGACGACCTGGCGGTCCAGGTGGCCGAGCTCAAGGCTCAGAACAGCAGAATAATATCCACCACCAACACGAGTACGCAGCTTTATTTGGAGGTCGAGGCGGAGAATTCTGTCCTGAGGGCTCAGCTGTCTGAGCTCAGTAACCGTCTTCAGTCCCTTAATGACATCATCAACTGCCTCAGTAACAACAACGTTCATGgaaacatcaacaacaacaacaacaacaacaacaacaacaacgtcATGAGGATTACAACTAGCACTACAAGTGATGGTTGTAGTAGTGATGATCAAGAGATTAGCTTGATTGGTAGCTTTGATGTTGATCTTGAGTTTGATGATGATTTTTCGATGAATTCGTGGGGGTTTTCGTTCGCGAATTATCCTACTACGACCCCAGATGCGTTCATGTGTTGA